The window TTTGTTCACATTACGTTCGACGATATTCACTGTCACAGGCATATTCCTTTTTGCAGTTCCTCTTATTTATAAATTGTCTAAATAAAGAAACAGAAATCATTTTTTCATATTCACTCAATAAGCCTTCATTCTTCAGATATTCTAGAACATATTCTGAATTATATTCAAAACAGTTCCTATTAACCACAGTCATCCATTGAGACAACTCATTGCAATCCAAAACCGTTCTTTCATTCTGCTTAAAAATCGCTTTTTTCATAAACGGAAAGCCATCAACTATCAAATCTAATGCGTTAAAATTTCTTGCACTATACTTTTCCCCATAAAATAACCCCTTTGAACAATACCCTTGATTGTGTAAAACTTTCGACAAACCATACTCATACTTTGTCACAATTTCATCACGAGTATCAAGTTTGGTTATATTTAACACAAAATCCCTGAAACAATCTGACTCAAAAACATTCTTTTTAAACACTGTGTAAAAAGACTGAATATGCTCTATATCTTTTTTAACAATTTTGAACATTCCCCAAAAATCGCACGAATGATGAGCATCAAAATTATTATATATTTTCTCTATGTTATACAGAGGGCCAAAAACAGAATCGTTACAAAACGTCAAACTATCGTATTTTTTCAGAATATCATTTTCAAGAGCCCATACGAAACCGCGTTTATATGACCCGAAATCATATTCTCCATGATGCTTCGAGATGGATTTTACTGCATATTTATTAATCTCATCAATAGTGTCATTATTGAAATAATTATCAAAGACGACAATGACATCCGAAATCTCGTTAAGTTTATTTAGGTAATGAATTACATATGAATGCAAGATTTGTTTTTCGCTATAACCTGCAAATATTACTAACCGCTTCATCAATGATCACACTTAACGTCAGGGGCTAGTAAAAATCTTATTTGTGATGCATGAAATATCTTGCAAAATCTTCTTTCGAACAACAACTGAGTAAACAAATTCAAATTGACCAACTTTTCTATTGTAGACGCAAATATTTTGTCTACAATACCCATTCTATAGAAATCTACTTTCAATCCCTTCACAACAAATTTCGCATTACTATAATAGTCTGGGACCTTCCTTTCGAACGGTTGCTTAGACTTATTCACAAAGTAAAACATTGTAAGAATGCCAAAAAAACGAATATGGGTTGGATCAGAAAATGCCAATACATTTGAAAAATGTGGGACAATAATTTCAATTTCCCCACCAGGAATTACTATCCTATGCAACTCTTCCATTAATTGTATTAAATTATCTACATGCTCAAAAGCATGCCTGCTATAAATATATTCAACACTATGATCGGGAATCCCAGATAATGGCTTATTCAAGTCACATATCACATCAACACCATCAAGATCTACTTGGTCAAGAGAATAGCAACCTTTTTTGGGATTACTCCCACATCCAAGATCTATCTTCAATAGTTTCCCGTTTTCTAAATCTGACAAAAAATTACTATTTCTCACAATCATAACGGTTCAATCCCTCCATTACATGACGGCTTAAGTTAATTAGATTTCAATATCAAGTTCTCTCTTGACACAAGAGTTCAACCACCGAAACAAATTACAATAGTACCTACACAATGTACACCCAAAAAGAATGGCTCTTCGACGAAATGAGTGGAATTGTTTATAATCGCCGTTTTCAAAAATCCTTATATTGAGACGGTATGAACACAAATGACATCATGGTTTTGGGACTTGGCCTGCAAGCCCCATGGCGACTAGTTGATCAGCATCTAGACCTTGAAAAGAAGCCTCACGAATTGCAACTTGAGATTGCTGCTGATCGTGGAAGCCAATACCCTTGTCCGCAATGTCAAAAAATGTGTTCGGCTCATGATTTCACAGAGAAAAAATGGCGACATCTCAATTTTTTCCAACATCATTGTTACATAACTGCACGCGTGCCTAGAGTGATATGCCCAGAGCATGGTGTTCGGCTCGTGAAGGTGCCGTGGGCACGAGAAGGTAGCGGTTTCACCCTGTTGTTTGAACAAGCAGCACTTACCCTGGTTAGAGAAATGCCAGTAAATGCTGCAGCAAGGATCATTGGCATTACTGACAAAAGGCTTTGGCGCATTGTTTTTCATTATGTTAACAAAGCATTGTCTCAATTCGATTTCTCTGAAGTCCGCTCTATTGGACTCGACGAAACGGCAAGTAAGCGTGGCCACAATTATGTAACTACCTTTATTGATATGGAGAAGTCTTCTGAGCCCGTTCTTTTTGTAACCTCAGGAAAAGGGAAGAAAACTGTTCAAGAGTTCACAACATTCCTTGAAGCCAAAGGTGGCAAAGTTGACAACATAGCAGAGGTTGTGTGTGACATGTCACCTGCCTTTTTAAGTGCTGTAAAAGAACATCTTCCTAAAAGCAATGTTACTATCGACTGGTTTCATATCGTTCAGAAATTTGTCAAATCTGTCGATGATACACGTAAACTTGAGCATCGTTTTATCAATCTTCCTCCAGGTTCAAGATATGCAGTTCTCAAAGGGAAAAACAAACGTCTGACCTCAAAGCAGGTTACCGCATTGAGTACTTTGCTGGAAACCAAATGCGAAACAGCCACAGCATGGCAAATCAAGGAGTCTTTGGCCTGGATTAGAAACGCAGAAAGTATCGAGCAAGCTGAAGAGCGAATCAATGTTTTCATAGAGAAAGCGACACTCCTTGTTAAAGGGAACAAATACACTGCAAGCGTTCTAGATGCTCTTGCTACACTGAAAAAGCATGCAAACCAAGTGATTCAAAGATGGGCTTCAACTTATACTAATGCTCGACTTGAGGGACTCAATAGCCTCTTCCAAGCAGCAAGGAATCGTGCACGAGGTTACCGGAACAATGAAACGTTCATTGCCATGATTTACATGATCGCGAGTCCTGCTGGTTCAATATTGAAATCCATATGAAACGTCGAAGAACCAAAAGAATTTACTTAATTTGCGCGTGCTTAATTCACGTAATAAGCAATATACTCTATTTGTTTTTCACCAGCTGCGCCACACCAACTATCACACAATTACAATCAATTAGAGAACAGAAAATCTTCTTACAATATAAGAAATTTACTAAAAAAAATGGTTCCCCAACGTATCAAGTGGATTGCTGGATTAGTACAATAAGTGCAACAGACTGAAAGTGGAAAAGTGAGTGAGTTTTCAATGGTTTCAGCTCCTACACTTAACCAAGGTCTGGATTGCATGAAACAACACCAACACTACCGACAACTCACTCATGAACAAAGATACCAGACCTCAGGACTTCGTAAAGCAGGGATGAGTAGCAGATCCATAACTGATGGGCTTGAGTCAGTTACAGCACTGTAAGCAGGGAACTTAGGAGGAACTCTACCACTGATGGTTATGACGCTGATGCTGCGCAATTATCAACCGATAAAAGACGCCCAGAAAGCCATAAACATAACAAACGCTCTCCTGAAAGTGATCGTATTATTTCCGAATCTGTAGCGCTTGGCTGGTCTTCTGAAGCAATCAGTCAGAGGATGAAAGTTGAATTGTCACCTGAATCGGCCCTATGCCATAGCACTATCTAAACATGTATCTGATTACCACTAAAGTTCAGCCAAGCTCAAAAAACTACACAGGGGTATCACTATATGACCACCCATCCATGTCATAATTCTCTAAAAACACAAAGGGGGTATATGGCATGGGTAAAAGAAATAAGGTCCAATTTCAGCCTGGCGTGAGCGTTCAACGATTTCTCAAGCAGTTTGGAACAGAGGCCCAATGCCGTGAACAGGTTTTTCGCTCCAAGTGGCCTACTGGATACAAGTGCCCACGCTGCACCAACGAAAAGAGTTATTATATCGAAACAAGAGCTCTTTTTCAGTGTGCTGCTTGTCGGCATCAAACCTCTCTACTGAGTGGGACTATTTTCGCTTCATCAAAACTGCCATTAACAACGTGGTTTCTAGCCATCTATTTTGTAAGCCAATCCAAAGAAGGAATACCTGCTTTAAAGCTTATGCGTTTGCTCGGGATTTCTGATCTTGCAACAATAAAGTGGAACCCTAGTTAAGCCGTTTTTTCCCTATCCCACCACTCCTGCTCAAAAAGAGCTGGTGCTTTGTAACCGTTCGTCGAGTGCTTCCTCTGACGATTAAAATAGACCTCTATATAGTTGAACAGTGAATGCTCGGCTTCCAATTTGTCGCGAAATTTCACATGATGAGTCAGCTGTGTCTTCAAAGAGGCAAAGAAGGATTCAGCGACTGCATTGACGCTCCTATGTCAAGAGGTCAAGGCGGCATCTTCCAAATCAGCCAAAATTAATGGGTACAATTCTCTGACAATATAACGTTTCAAACAACGATGTATCTCTTTCACGGATTTTCTTCTGCAGTTCTACGAGCGACATAAACCTGGGTGCGTGGATCACTCCTCATGCGTACCATGGCGATCGTCCAGAGAGCATTGTTTGCAGCTCGGTTACCACCTCTATTCAGGCGGTGACGGACTGTTTTCCCAGAAGATGCTTCCAAAGGGTTAACACCGCACAACGATGCAAGTGCTGATTCACTTCGTAAACGTTCAGGATTATCGCCGGCTACAGATAGCAATATGGCAGCTGTTTGAGGCCCGACACCAAACTGCTTACGCACCCGCGTAGCTGCTTTTGCAGTCAATTGTTCCAGATCTTTGTCTAATAACTTCAGTTCTTCTGTCAAGTATAACCAGCGCTTAGCAAGGAGGCGAAGTGTTGTTGCCAAGGTTTTCGACCAGTTTGTTTCACCCAAAGAACGAAGGCGTGCACAGCATTTCGCACACTCGGCAGCATTTGATTTCCATAATCTTGATCTTATTTCATCTGGCGCAGAAATTAACAAGCCTCTTAGCTGGTTGATTGTCTGTGTCCTGGATTTAACCGTGCTACGTCGAGCAACTGAAATAATACGCATTGCTTCTGCTGCACCTGACTGTGATTTTGGAACTGCACAGTCGGTACCTGATAAAACGGTGCGGGCTGCACTCTCAGCATCTGTTGGATCAGATTTTCCACGAAATCGGCGCATTGAACGATCTGGTCGATTAATTTCCAGAACTAAAACATCCTCCGCAGCAAGATACCTGGCCAGGCCCGCACCATAAGTTCCAGTACCTTCAATCCCCGCTCTTTGCAGGTCTCCAAAAGATCGAGCCCATTTAGCTAATTGTTTATATCCTTTTGAATTAGCTGTAACTGATAAATGACCTAAAAGTTTGCCTACGCTATCAATGACGACTCCAATGTGCTGGTCCAAGTGGGTATCAACACCAAGGATTACCTCACGTGTCAGTTGGCTGCTCATCGACTACCTCCTAAAAGTTTAGTAGGTATCACCAGCCCGGATTACAGGACAGGACACTCAAGATGCAGGACAAAGCTCCTATTAGGTCACAAGCAATCGGCCCAGTGATGCATGGGGAACGCCAGGGCCAGCCGACAGGTCAACGCAAAGGCAATAGAGCCAATCCCAGCACGGGTCAGGCTAGCCTGACATTCAATACCACTATAACTGAGTATCCCAACAATTTCCCTTGCGACTCATGCTTTGAATATATCCATTCTGTGTTAGTACAGCCCTGAAACTGGAACTTGCATACTGAATGCCACGATCACTATGGATCATCAAACCTGGTGCAGGCCTGCGCCTCATTATTGCTTTTTTAAGTGCATATATTGCAGATTTACTCTCCAGGGAATCGCTCAGATCCCAGCCAACAATCGCGCGAGAGAATAGATCAATAAACACTGTGAGATAATGCCATTTTGCACCGACCTTGATGTAGGTGATATCGCTCACCCAGGCGGTGTTTGGAGCTGAAACTGAGAATTTACGATCGAGCAGATTCGACGCTACAGGTTGCTTATGTTTTGAATCGGTTGTTACTACGAATTTCTTTGTTGTTTTGCACCTCAACCCCATTTCTTTCATTAATCGCGCAACGCGAGGCCGACTAACGCTGGAAAATTCACGCTCATCTCGCAAGTCAGCGGTAACAAGCGGGCTGCCGACCATGCCTTTATGAACGCTAAAGATCTCCTTCACGCGCTCTTTAATCCGTATATTTTCTCGTTTTCGCTTGGAGATAGGAGCTTTCTCCCAACGATAGAAACCACTCGGGGTAACTTCTAAAGCCTGGCACATCTTCTTCACCGGAAATGCTGAGCGGTTCTTTTCAATAAATCTATATTTCATTTCGGTGCTCTGCTGAAGATGGCCACAGCTTTTTTTAGGATATCTCGTTCCATCTCGGCATCCTTGAGCTTTTTCTCCAGGTCCCTGATTTTCTTTTCCTGCTCAGTCAGAGCCTCACGACCGTTCCCAGGGAAAGCTAGTTCTTCTTTGGCTCGAAACTCACGCCTCCACTTGTAGAGAAGGTCTTTAGAGATACCGAGACTGTCGGCTACATCTTGCACTGACCTGCCGGGATCATCGGTCAGCTGAACTGCATTGCGCTTGAAATCTGGATCGTATCTTCTTCTTTGAACACTCATATCTTCCTCCTGCCAATCTCTTTAATATTGGCTTATCTGGGTGTCCACTCTTTTATAGCAGGATCATTCCTTGAATGCAGCAACGAGGGTAAAACATAAACTCCAAATGGTTATGAAGAAAGCTGATGACTCGATGCCTCTGGGTGGTCTGGTTCAAGTCGACGACGTCTACTGGGGCGGTAAAAAATCTGGTGGAAAACGTGGCCGGGGCGCACCGGGTAAAACACCATTCATAGCGGCCTTGCAGCGTAACGAAGCAGGCCACCCAGTATTCATGCGTTTGAGTCGTGTTGGTAGCTACGAATCAGCGGAGATGCTTCGCTGGGCCAAACATCACCTGAGCCCTGAATCAGTCGTAGTATCCGATGGGCTTGCCTGCTTCAAAAGCGTTGAAAAAACCGGGCATATACACTATCCGATCAAAACCACAGGCCGATATAACACTCCAAATTTCAGAGTGTTCGATTGGCTCAACACCGTAATTGGTAATGTGAAGAATGCAGTCATTGGCACCTATCATGGCATGAGTCATCGCCATTTACCTAGATATCTTGGTGAATTTTGTTACCGTTTCAATCGTAGATTCAGGCTTCCCTTATTGCTTACATCGTTGATTGTTGACGCGGTAAACTCGGACCCTATTCCTCAACATGTTTTGAGTTGTGCTGAGGATTGGTGGTAATCAGAAACATGTATTTATAACGATAAAGCGCGTGGTGGGAGGTTATTCAGTCGACTGCCAAGGCATGGTAAAAAGCGCTGGAAAGACGGCAAGAGAAGGCATATGGCTGGAGCTTCGTTGATACCTCAACGCCAGGATATCTCTAAAAGACCTGCAATTGTAGACAAGCGCAGTCGCATTGGCGACTGGGAAGGTGACACAGTCCACGGCAAGAAGGGTTACCTGGTTACACTCGTTGATCGAATGAGCAGGTTCACATTGGTCCAACGAGTTTCTAGGAAAACAAAAGGCAAAGTGGCCTCAGCAATGACAGCGTTATTGAGGAAAGTGCCGGAGGTCCGAACGATTACCCTTGATAACGGTTCGGAATTTGCCGATCATTCAACCGTTTCTGAAGCGACAGGGACGGAAATCTATTTTGCCAAACCACTTGCGAGTTGGCAGCGTGGAACCAATGAAAACACAAATGGCAGGATCAGGCGCTTCTGGCCCAAAGGATTTGATATCTCAACTCTGTCTGAGCAGGAAATAGAGGATAGGATTTTATTGTTAAACCTAACACCGAGAAAGGTACTTGGAGGGCTAACTCCTCTGGAAGTCTTTATAGGTAAGAGTGTTGCACTTATTACTTGAATCTAGCTTGCCGAGTTCTAATAACCATCTCACATCTATCGCAATCGAACTCCAGATCATAAACCCCGGTATTATCATTTAAGGTATAGTGTCGATTTGGATTGATACTCTCATCAACCTCAAGACTCTCCACATACTTCTTATTGCTTTTGGGACACCTGCCAAGTTGCGCTTTCAAACAATACCGTGTTCGCATGAGTTCGACATTGCTCCCATCAGCCAACCGAGCCTTGGAAATTTCAAGTTGGAAGTTTTTTACACCATGTCTCGCATAAAAAGCCTTTGCCTTACTGTTTAGAATGTTGTCGAGATAGGTAACAGTATCCGCAAGCCATTTATGTGATGATGGTTTCAGATCAAATGTTTGTGACTCATACTTTTCTTTACGCACAAGAAGATGTTGCTCACAAGCTGCTCTACGCAACTCGTTTATGTCTGAAGCCGCATAAAATGAGTCCTCGCGCACAAAGACTTTCACGACAGCGACCCTGAAAGGCGTCCCCCCGACTTTTTTCATCTGCCGTTCGATAACGCTCTCCATCATCCCCGCCTTCCTGGCCTGCTGCGGTTTCACCTCATGGAGCATTTCGGAGCATATTCCATCTTCATCGACTATTTGGCACTTCAAACCGCTTTCCGTTTCACCCACAGCGAAACTCACCTCAAGGAAACGACAGTTTTCACTTTGCCTGAGCTCTTTTATAAAGGCGGTGTCAAGATTCCTATAAACAACTGCTCCTTTGTGTGGATTCTTACGATCTCGATGAAATATTTTCTGTTCATCTCCCGCACTCTCTGCCCGGTTTGCCTTTACCCCTACCAAATTTCCACTTTCATCGAAATAGCAGAGGCCATCACCATTATGTACTGTGATGTGAGTTGCAATAACAAAGCTGCCCTTACCAGTCAGCACAACTTTTCCCAGAAGCTCTCCAAGCGATTTTGGGGTATCGATGGAACCTGCCCTGTTTCTCTTTTTTGTCAGGAAGTAGTCGGTTTTCCCTCTATTAAAGGACTTGCTTGTATCTGGAGTGAAGGTAAATCGACAGCGGCCCGATGAAAGCTGCTGGAGATTATCATCCGCATCGATAAGCTCATCCAACGCTTTGCGATAAAAAGCCGTAACGTTCTTTACATAATCTATGCCCTTGAGTCGCCCTTCAATCTTGAAAGAGCTTACCCCGGCATCGAGTAACGATTTCAGATGATTCGACAGATCAAGGTCTTTCAACGACAACAGATACTTGTCCTTGGCCAGGATCTTACCAGAGCCATCCTTAAGCGTAAACTTATGCCGGCAAAACTGCGCACACTCCCCGCGATTGGCACTCCTGCCTGTCACCACCTCGCTGATATAACACTGGCCGCTATACGAAACACAAAGTGCGCCGTGAATGAAGCATTCCAGAGGTACTGTGCTGTTCTGCCGGATCTCACGAATCTGGGCCAGACTCAGCTCACGGGCCAGCACGATCTGCTGAAAACCACATTTCTCCAGGAACTCAACTTTTTCAGGAGTGCGGTTATTACACTGGGTCGAGGCATGCAGGGAAATTGGCGGCAGCTCGCATTCGAGCAGCCCCATATCCTGAATGATCAGGGCATCCGCACCGATATTATAAAGGGAATGGGCAAGACGGGTCGCCTCCTCAATCTCGTCATCGGTAAGAATGGTATTTAAAGCGATATAGACCCGGGCATTAAAGGTGTGGGCGTGGCGTATCAGCTGTTCAATATCATGAAGAGAATTGCCCACAGCGGCACGGGCACCGAATTTGGGCGCACCGACATAGACCGCGTCTGCGCCATGGTTGACTGCAGCGACACCGCAGGCAAGATCCCTGGCGGGAGAAAGTAACTCAATTGGATGTCGCTGCATAACTTCTACTACTCTGTATGATATTGCCAGGCTTTACGCCTGGCAGGTTCTAGAATCCGAGTTCTTCATTTATGAGAACAACTTTGACCCGGGCCTTCGGAAACGATTTTTCGGTAATAGTCCAGGTATTGCAGATCCTTCCCGGGCTTTTGCAATCTTCACAGTGACTTGTTTTCACACAAGGCGTCTTGCAATCGAGGCGCATGGCGTTTACCGGCGAGGCATATTCTTTAATCCTGTACATGGCTGAGTCAAGATCCGGCACAATCTTATTTCTGCCGATGAGGACCACCACGTTTTTCGGACCAAAGGTCAAGGCGCCAACCCGATTGCCGATCATATCCAGGTTCACCAGATGCCCGGCCTCGGTAACCGCATTTGTTCCGGTAATATAGAAATCCACGAGCAAGCCCTGCCTTCTGCGCTCGATCTTCTCCTCAAAAGAGAGCCCTGGCTCATCCGGTCTCAGCAACTCGATGCCTTCACAGGCCAGCAAGGCATCGTGCAATCCGGCTGACTTCATGGTCATGGAACCACCATACGAGACCGATTTCGCACCGGTCTCCGGCAGGATTTTGTTCATCACCAGAGCACCGGCCTCTGCGCTGTTCTCTGCTGTAAATACTTCAAAATTATTCTTCTCCAGCTGAACACGAAGCTCATCCAGCCGTATCTGCCAATACTGTTCAATCGGGTTTTCCACGTGTTTCTCCTAGGATTGTAATCACTTTCTGCTCAGACTCAGGGTCAAAACGTCATTACTTCATAGCCTTCTTTGGTAAAACGTTCAAGGGACGGATGCCCCTGCAGTTCGCTGCCAAAGGTCAACCCCTGCCGAAGGGCCTCATCATAGCTCCCCATTTTTTTGGAGCAGGCAAGACAGATACAACCAATCAGCCCCGCTTTGCACACTTTGTCATAAAGCTCGGCAAATGGTTTGCCCGGTTGCCCAAGATCGGTAATCAATCGGGTAGCAGCACCTTCTATGACCAGTTCGAGCCTATAGCCTTTCTGATGATAATCAAGGCAATAGAGCAGTACATGGGAAAAACAGACCAACTCGCCGGTGTAGGCAATTAATGCGATTTTTTTCATGCCGTCCCTCCTGTGAATGATTGTTCATGGTCTCGGCAGATCGACAATAAAGCCCGCCTCATTATGAAAATCCGGTTTCGTACCCGGATGGTGAGCCGCCCAGTAACTTTTCTGATTATCCACACAAGATATTACCGCGCTCAGGCCAACTCGAAATGCTCTGCCCGAAAGCTCCAGTTCCGCCAGGGGAATTGTAACATCAAGGCCAACTCTCTCCTGCGACCACTTTGACTTCGAGTAAAGCGACGATACCCGCTGCTCAGGCCTCATGCCGGCACGATAAC of the Desulfosediminicola ganghwensis genome contains:
- a CDS encoding class I SAM-dependent methyltransferase; the protein is MIVRNSNFLSDLENGKLLKIDLGCGSNPKKGCYSLDQVDLDGVDVICDLNKPLSGIPDHSVEYIYSRHAFEHVDNLIQLMEELHRIVIPGGEIEIIVPHFSNVLAFSDPTHIRFFGILTMFYFVNKSKQPFERKVPDYYSNAKFVVKGLKVDFYRMGIVDKIFASTIEKLVNLNLFTQLLFERRFCKIFHASQIRFLLAPDVKCDH
- a CDS encoding lactate utilization protein; its protein translation is MENPIEQYWQIRLDELRVQLEKNNFEVFTAENSAEAGALVMNKILPETGAKSVSYGGSMTMKSAGLHDALLACEGIELLRPDEPGLSFEEKIERRRQGLLVDFYITGTNAVTEAGHLVNLDMIGNRVGALTFGPKNVVVLIGRNKIVPDLDSAMYRIKEYASPVNAMRLDCKTPCVKTSHCEDCKSPGRICNTWTITEKSFPKARVKVVLINEELGF
- a CDS encoding rhamnan synthesis F family protein, encoding MKRLVIFAGYSEKQILHSYVIHYLNKLNEISDVIVVFDNYFNNDTIDEINKYAVKSISKHHGEYDFGSYKRGFVWALENDILKKYDSLTFCNDSVFGPLYNIEKIYNNFDAHHSCDFWGMFKIVKKDIEHIQSFYTVFKKNVFESDCFRDFVLNITKLDTRDEIVTKYEYGLSKVLHNQGYCSKGLFYGEKYSARNFNALDLIVDGFPFMKKAIFKQNERTVLDCNELSQWMTVVNRNCFEYNSEYVLEYLKNEGLLSEYEKMISVSLFRQFINKRNCKKEYACDSEYRRT
- a CDS encoding ISL3 family transposase — protein: MNTNDIMVLGLGLQAPWRLVDQHLDLEKKPHELQLEIAADRGSQYPCPQCQKMCSAHDFTEKKWRHLNFFQHHCYITARVPRVICPEHGVRLVKVPWAREGSGFTLLFEQAALTLVREMPVNAAARIIGITDKRLWRIVFHYVNKALSQFDFSEVRSIGLDETASKRGHNYVTTFIDMEKSSEPVLFVTSGKGKKTVQEFTTFLEAKGGKVDNIAEVVCDMSPAFLSAVKEHLPKSNVTIDWFHIVQKFVKSVDDTRKLEHRFINLPPGSRYAVLKGKNKRLTSKQVTALSTLLETKCETATAWQIKESLAWIRNAESIEQAEERINVFIEKATLLVKGNKYTASVLDALATLKKHANQVIQRWASTYTNARLEGLNSLFQAARNRARGYRNNETFIAMIYMIASPAGSILKSI
- a CDS encoding IS1595 family transposase, yielding MNAATRVKHKLQMVMKKADDSMPLGGLVQVDDVYWGGKKSGGKRGRGAPGKTPFIAALQRNEAGHPVFMRLSRVGSYESAEMLRWAKHHLSPESVVVSDGLACFKSVEKTGHIHYPIKTTGRYNTPNFRVFDWLNTVIGNVKNAVIGTYHGMSHRHLPRYLGEFCYRFNRRFRLPLLLTSLIVDAVNSDPIPQHVLSCAEDWW
- a CDS encoding peptidase U32 family protein; this encodes MQRHPIELLSPARDLACGVAAVNHGADAVYVGAPKFGARAAVGNSLHDIEQLIRHAHTFNARVYIALNTILTDDEIEEATRLAHSLYNIGADALIIQDMGLLECELPPISLHASTQCNNRTPEKVEFLEKCGFQQIVLARELSLAQIREIRQNSTVPLECFIHGALCVSYSGQCYISEVVTGRSANRGECAQFCRHKFTLKDGSGKILAKDKYLLSLKDLDLSNHLKSLLDAGVSSFKIEGRLKGIDYVKNVTAFYRKALDELIDADDNLQQLSSGRCRFTFTPDTSKSFNRGKTDYFLTKKRNRAGSIDTPKSLGELLGKVVLTGKGSFVIATHITVHNGDGLCYFDESGNLVGVKANRAESAGDEQKIFHRDRKNPHKGAVVYRNLDTAFIKELRQSENCRFLEVSFAVGETESGLKCQIVDEDGICSEMLHEVKPQQARKAGMMESVIERQMKKVGGTPFRVAVVKVFVREDSFYAASDINELRRAACEQHLLVRKEKYESQTFDLKPSSHKWLADTVTYLDNILNSKAKAFYARHGVKNFQLEISKARLADGSNVELMRTRYCLKAQLGRCPKSNKKYVESLEVDESINPNRHYTLNDNTGVYDLEFDCDRCEMVIRTRQARFK
- a CDS encoding cytoplasmic protein, coding for MKKIALIAYTGELVCFSHVLLYCLDYHQKGYRLELVIEGAATRLITDLGQPGKPFAELYDKVCKAGLIGCICLACSKKMGSYDEALRQGLTFGSELQGHPSLERFTKEGYEVMTF